In Chryseobacterium gotjawalense, the following are encoded in one genomic region:
- a CDS encoding cation:proton antiporter: MDILTIITVLILLCTAFSFLNEKFIKLPGTIGVMAVSLVVSILILVAGKSHSGISATVTLMARSINFSKVLLDVMLGFLLFASAIHFDYKKLKMLRLPIFILSTIGVLISTGIFGGLLYLVTLFINLPIPAIYCFIFGALISPTDPIAVSSILKKSKIPARLNIIISGESLFNDAVGLILFVTLLGIVHESGTTTVTSTIKLFAQEVIGGIVIGAIVGYLGYRLIRSIRDFQTIVLISISMILCISLIAGKFHASVPLAAVTAGLLIGNLNFGVGHPANEHLNQVWQLLDEVLNTILFVMIGLQLIMMSFLNNYWLVGSLSIVILLFARLVTVTLPAMFVLRKVNFNNLTILTWAGLRGGISVAMALSLPNSPYRETILSATYFIVIFSILVQGLTLNKVVAMLVKNDANKNKN; encoded by the coding sequence TTGGATATACTGACCATCATAACTGTGCTTATTCTTTTATGCACGGCTTTTTCTTTTTTAAACGAAAAATTTATCAAGCTCCCTGGTACAATTGGTGTCATGGCTGTTTCTTTAGTTGTTTCTATATTGATATTAGTGGCAGGAAAATCACATTCCGGAATTAGTGCAACCGTAACTCTGATGGCGCGCAGCATTAACTTTTCCAAAGTGCTACTGGATGTAATGCTGGGTTTTTTGCTTTTTGCCAGTGCTATTCATTTTGATTACAAGAAACTTAAAATGCTCAGGCTCCCAATATTTATATTAAGTACGATCGGGGTACTGATATCTACCGGTATATTCGGGGGTTTACTATATCTTGTTACCTTGTTTATCAATCTTCCAATCCCTGCAATTTATTGTTTCATTTTCGGGGCACTGATCTCTCCCACAGATCCGATTGCCGTGAGTTCTATACTGAAAAAATCGAAAATACCAGCAAGACTCAATATTATTATTTCTGGCGAATCGCTATTCAATGATGCTGTAGGCCTGATTTTATTTGTAACACTTTTGGGTATAGTTCATGAATCCGGCACAACTACCGTGACAAGCACTATTAAACTGTTTGCACAAGAAGTGATTGGCGGTATCGTGATAGGAGCGATCGTTGGTTATCTGGGATATAGACTTATTCGCTCCATACGCGATTTTCAAACTATCGTACTGATCTCTATTTCAATGATTTTATGCATATCGCTCATTGCCGGTAAATTTCATGCGTCCGTTCCGCTGGCTGCGGTTACTGCAGGATTATTGATCGGCAACCTGAATTTTGGTGTGGGGCATCCTGCCAATGAACACCTGAACCAGGTTTGGCAATTATTGGATGAAGTACTGAATACCATTCTTTTCGTAATGATCGGATTACAACTGATCATGATGTCTTTTTTAAACAATTACTGGCTGGTTGGATCACTTTCTATTGTAATCTTATTATTCGCAAGATTGGTAACGGTAACTCTGCCCGCTATGTTTGTGCTGCGTAAAGTGAATTTTAACAATCTTACGATCCTAACCTGGGCGGGATTAAGAGGCGGTATATCCGTTGCGATGGCACTTTCATTACCAAATTCACCGTACCGTGAAACAATACTTTCCGCTACTTATTTTATTGTTATATTTTCTATATTAGTCCAAGGATTAACGCTTAATAAAGTGGTAGCAATGTTAGTCAAAAACGACGCAAACAAAAACAAAAATTAA
- a CDS encoding LysR family transcriptional regulator encodes MKTNLEWFRSFKAIYETGTLTAAAKQLALSQPGVSLHLNSLEVYTGFPLFERKSKKMYPTEKGKILYNQVENLLTSFDSVEELLHRKSGDIRPTVSVGVCVELFQYFLEDQLYQFDFNLIAKFDNDDYLRQLLEKNILDFIITNRKNNEKDWEYEDFFVEKLVLVAGKNADVATIQNLMDQKKWSESKDWLRNQKWYGTAADMEHVIKYWKVHFNETPDFSPNFIVPNKFSILKSLSNDNAFSVLPAFLCKNHPHIHLINSPKEVNNPLYLCKRKKLQSPIEINWITQFLHEKAKNLLNDT; translated from the coding sequence ATGAAAACAAATTTAGAATGGTTTAGAAGTTTTAAAGCTATCTATGAGACAGGGACCTTAACCGCGGCGGCCAAACAATTGGCGCTTTCACAACCCGGTGTTAGTTTGCACTTAAATTCACTGGAAGTCTACACGGGTTTTCCGCTTTTTGAACGGAAGTCGAAAAAAATGTATCCTACAGAAAAAGGAAAGATTCTTTATAATCAGGTAGAAAATCTACTGACTTCTTTCGACAGTGTAGAAGAACTGTTACACAGAAAATCCGGGGATATTCGCCCTACCGTCAGTGTCGGTGTTTGCGTGGAACTGTTTCAGTATTTTTTAGAAGATCAATTATATCAATTCGATTTTAACCTGATTGCTAAATTTGATAACGATGATTATTTGAGACAGTTACTGGAAAAAAACATTTTGGATTTCATCATTACCAACAGAAAAAACAATGAAAAGGATTGGGAATATGAAGATTTTTTTGTAGAAAAATTAGTTTTGGTGGCAGGTAAAAATGCAGATGTAGCAACCATACAGAATTTAATGGATCAGAAAAAATGGAGCGAAAGCAAGGATTGGTTAAGAAATCAGAAATGGTACGGAACGGCAGCCGACATGGAACATGTCATCAAATATTGGAAAGTACATTTCAATGAAACTCCTGATTTTTCACCGAACTTTATCGTTCCCAATAAATTTTCGATCTTGAAAAGTTTGTCAAATGATAATGCGTTCTCTGTTTTACCTGCATTTTTATGTAAAAATCATCCCCATATACACCTCATCAACAGTCCCAAAGAAGTGAACAATCCGCTGTATCTCTGTAAAAGAAAAAAATTACAGAGCCCAATTGAAATCAACTGGATCACCCAATTTCTCCATGAAAAAGCTAAAAACTTATTGAATGACACCTAA
- a CDS encoding SDR family NAD(P)-dependent oxidoreductase, translating into MDLQLKGKTALVTGSASGIGYAIALGLAKEGASVYINSRTEETLRNAIQSIKSAVADASVDGIVADFSKVEEVNALIEQLPEIDILVNNVGVYGNQPFETTDDAHWFRDFEINVMSGVRLSRHYAPLMKAKNWGRIIFISSESAINIPEDMILYGVTKTAYLGLSRGLAKYLKGTNVTVNAVLPGPTLASATDKMFEEIAAAKNISVEEAPMAFIQEKRPSSIIQRFAKTEEVANMVVYVASPLSSATTGAALRVDGGVVDTAF; encoded by the coding sequence ATGGATTTACAGTTAAAAGGAAAAACAGCATTAGTAACAGGTTCTGCTTCCGGTATCGGATATGCCATTGCTTTAGGCTTGGCAAAAGAAGGAGCCTCAGTGTATATCAACAGCCGGACGGAAGAAACTTTGCGAAATGCGATTCAGTCTATCAAGTCAGCAGTAGCTGATGCATCAGTTGACGGCATTGTCGCTGATTTTTCAAAAGTAGAAGAAGTAAATGCTTTGATAGAACAATTGCCTGAAATCGATATTTTGGTAAATAATGTGGGCGTTTATGGAAATCAGCCGTTTGAAACTACTGACGATGCACACTGGTTCCGTGATTTTGAGATTAATGTAATGAGTGGCGTGCGACTCTCGCGTCATTATGCGCCGCTGATGAAAGCAAAAAACTGGGGGCGTATTATTTTCATTTCCAGTGAATCGGCCATTAATATTCCTGAAGACATGATACTGTATGGCGTGACCAAAACGGCTTATTTAGGCTTAAGCAGAGGCTTGGCCAAATACCTGAAAGGAACCAATGTGACCGTGAATGCCGTTTTGCCGGGACCTACGCTGGCCAGTGCAACCGATAAAATGTTTGAGGAAATTGCTGCGGCGAAAAATATTTCCGTAGAAGAAGCACCGATGGCATTTATACAGGAAAAAAGACCCTCGTCAATCATCCAACGTTTTGCAAAAACAGAGGAAGTAGCCAATATGGTGGTGTACGTAGCCAGTCCGTTATCTTCGGCGACGACAGGTGCTGCATTACGTGTGGATGGCGGTGTGGTAGATACGGCTTTTTAA
- a CDS encoding aldo/keto reductase, with amino-acid sequence MEKIKIGQTDLEAAPINLGGNVFGWTLDEKKSFEILDAFTAGGFNFIDTADMYSFWVDGGSGGQSEKIIGAWLKARGNRENLIIATKVGGATGVHPIDTSKKHILKSVDESLKRLQTDYIDLYYTHYDDEKTPVEETLEAYNEIIKSGKVRYIGASNISPERLTASFDASEKYGLPKYQALQPHYNLVERAYYETNYAPLAEKYGMSVFPYWSLASGFLSGKYRSEADFSKSIRGGGAAKYLNEKGFAVLAALDKISEKHQSAPSTVALAWLLAQPNVGAPVVSATNLFQLEGLLAAPGLSLDNEDLALLNEASK; translated from the coding sequence ATGGAAAAAATAAAAATAGGACAAACAGACCTTGAAGCAGCACCAATTAATTTAGGTGGAAATGTTTTCGGATGGACTTTGGACGAAAAAAAATCATTCGAAATCCTGGATGCTTTTACAGCAGGCGGATTTAATTTTATTGATACTGCCGATATGTATTCATTTTGGGTTGATGGTGGTTCCGGAGGTCAATCTGAAAAGATCATTGGCGCATGGTTGAAGGCGAGAGGAAACAGAGAAAATCTGATTATAGCGACAAAAGTTGGAGGCGCAACAGGTGTTCATCCAATTGACACCAGCAAAAAACATATTCTGAAATCAGTTGACGAATCATTGAAAAGGTTGCAAACCGACTATATTGATCTGTATTACACCCATTATGATGACGAAAAAACACCGGTGGAGGAAACGCTGGAAGCCTACAATGAAATCATCAAGTCGGGAAAAGTCAGATATATTGGAGCTTCTAATATTTCGCCGGAACGCTTAACTGCCTCTTTTGACGCTTCCGAAAAGTATGGACTGCCAAAATACCAGGCATTACAACCGCACTATAATTTGGTAGAGCGAGCGTACTATGAGACTAACTATGCTCCATTGGCAGAAAAATATGGTATGAGTGTTTTCCCGTATTGGTCTTTAGCATCTGGTTTTTTATCGGGAAAATACCGTTCAGAAGCTGATTTTAGCAAAAGTATCCGTGGCGGTGGCGCTGCAAAATACCTCAATGAAAAAGGTTTTGCTGTTTTGGCAGCTTTGGATAAAATTTCAGAAAAACACCAATCGGCTCCAAGCACTGTTGCTTTAGCATGGTTACTTGCGCAACCAAATGTGGGTGCTCCAGTGGTAAGTGCTACTAATCTTTTCCAATTAGAAGGCTTGTTGGCAGCTCCCGGTTTATCTTTAGATAATGAAGACCTCGCATTATTGAATGAAGCAAGTAAATAA
- a CDS encoding M20 family metallopeptidase — translation MEITKIKAFNDTMDRFIDQLLPELEEIYKDIHRNPELSMQEFRTAKIAADYLTKYQYEVSTGIGVTGVVGLLKNGEGPTVMLRADMDALPIAESTGLPYASTKVARDEEGLEVGVSHVCGHDLHVTWLMGAARLFSEHKDQWKGTVMAVFQPGEEVGRGAQGMIDDGMMDRFPKPDIILGQHVMVGEAGTVRHRSGAILSAGNSLKVKLFGRGSHGSQPQTSIDPVIMAAATTMRLQTIISREVAPIENAVLTIGSLQAGTKENIIPDDATIKLNIRTFDDGVKDHILSAVKRICCAECAASNAPRDPEFTTIDSYPMTVNDVASTAKVAEAFDAQFGDKSFETQPASASEDFSVFGTNWKVPYVFWFVGGTDPTIYLEAQKNNQINAIPSNHSPKYAPVINPTLKTGLQAMMTAALVWLD, via the coding sequence ATGGAAATCACCAAAATTAAAGCATTCAATGATACGATGGATCGCTTCATCGATCAACTGCTTCCGGAATTAGAAGAAATCTATAAAGATATTCATAGAAACCCCGAGCTGTCGATGCAGGAATTCCGCACGGCTAAAATTGCTGCGGATTATTTAACCAAGTATCAATATGAGGTTTCAACGGGGATAGGGGTAACCGGTGTGGTAGGCCTTTTGAAAAATGGAGAAGGGCCTACCGTGATGCTTCGTGCTGATATGGATGCGCTTCCCATTGCAGAATCTACGGGGTTGCCTTACGCAAGCACAAAAGTAGCCAGAGATGAAGAAGGTCTGGAGGTAGGGGTGTCGCACGTATGTGGCCATGATTTGCATGTGACTTGGCTAATGGGAGCTGCACGTTTATTTTCGGAGCACAAGGATCAATGGAAAGGAACGGTAATGGCGGTTTTTCAACCTGGAGAAGAAGTCGGCCGTGGCGCACAAGGTATGATAGATGATGGCATGATGGACCGTTTCCCCAAGCCAGACATCATTCTTGGGCAGCATGTAATGGTAGGCGAAGCAGGTACCGTTAGACATCGCAGTGGTGCCATATTATCCGCAGGAAACAGTCTGAAAGTTAAACTTTTTGGTCGTGGCTCACATGGTTCACAGCCACAAACATCCATTGATCCGGTGATTATGGCAGCGGCTACCACGATGCGCTTACAAACCATTATTTCACGTGAAGTAGCACCGATTGAAAATGCGGTACTCACCATAGGATCATTGCAGGCCGGTACCAAAGAGAATATTATTCCTGATGATGCCACCATAAAATTGAATATCCGAACTTTTGATGACGGCGTTAAAGATCATATCCTTTCAGCGGTCAAACGCATCTGTTGTGCAGAATGTGCAGCATCCAATGCACCAAGAGATCCTGAATTCACCACAATAGACAGCTATCCGATGACGGTGAATGATGTCGCATCTACCGCGAAAGTGGCCGAAGCCTTCGATGCTCAGTTCGGTGATAAATCATTTGAAACGCAGCCGGCTTCTGCCAGTGAAGATTTTAGTGTTTTTGGAACGAATTGGAAAGTGCCTTATGTTTTTTGGTTTGTTGGCGGAACGGATCCTACAATATATTTGGAAGCTCAAAAGAACAATCAAATAAACGCTATACCCAGCAATCATTCCCCCAAATATGCACCAGTAATCAACCCAACTCTAAAAACGGGTTTACAGGCTATGATGACAGCCGCTCTGGTATGGCTGGATTAA
- a CDS encoding TetR/AcrR family transcriptional regulator, with translation MSKKQDILDAALNIFTEVGTSAASTKSIAIEAHVSEALIFKHFKNKDNLIEEIVKSGYREATRLVAEHLEYKTPENYISNLLDLPKILVLSNKNFWQMQYKITPLNVMAMTHHQLFMKSSHELLVKAFAALGYEEPELEAEILLFIIDGLWKYIAANEFDTDHIDAIIRLAKKKYRIYS, from the coding sequence ATGAGTAAGAAACAGGACATACTGGATGCCGCATTAAATATTTTTACGGAGGTAGGGACATCAGCTGCGTCAACGAAATCTATTGCTATAGAAGCCCATGTGTCTGAAGCGCTTATTTTTAAACATTTTAAAAATAAAGACAACCTTATTGAAGAAATTGTAAAATCGGGATACCGGGAAGCTACCAGATTGGTTGCGGAACATTTGGAATACAAAACACCTGAAAATTATATTTCTAATCTGCTCGATTTACCAAAAATACTCGTCCTTTCGAATAAAAACTTTTGGCAGATGCAGTATAAAATCACGCCACTTAACGTAATGGCCATGACGCATCATCAGCTGTTTATGAAATCGAGTCACGAATTGCTGGTAAAAGCTTTTGCGGCATTGGGCTATGAAGAACCAGAGTTGGAAGCAGAAATACTGTTGTTTATTATCGATGGTTTGTGGAAATATATTGCGGCCAATGAGTTCGATACGGATCATATCGATGCTATAATCCGACTTGCCAAAAAGAAATACAGAATATATTCCTAA
- the pcaF gene encoding 3-oxoadipyl-CoA thiolase yields MMNTEAYIIDGIRTPIGSFGGTLSAVRADDLAAMVIEELVKRNPAIPKDVIDDVILGCHNQAGEDNRNVARMAALLAGLPVTVPGETVNRLCSSGMSAIIHANRAIKAGDGDIFIAGGVEHMTRGPLVISKPSKAFGTDSKMEDSSFGWRFVNPKMKEMYGVDPMGITAENLVELYGISREDQDKFSLASQLKASAATKNGRLAEEIFPVVIPQRKGEPIVFDKDEFVRENSTLESLSKLKPAFKKDGTVTAGNASGLNDGAAAVYVASGEAVKKYGLKPLARIVASAVTGVEPRIMGIGPVTATQKALKKAGLTLDDIGVMEFNEAFAAQALACTRALGLKDDDPRINPNGGAIALGHPLGMSGTRITYSAALELHKKNVRYALATMCVGVGQGYAVILEKVD; encoded by the coding sequence ATGATGAATACAGAAGCTTATATTATTGATGGAATCCGAACTCCGATTGGAAGTTTCGGAGGTACTTTAAGTGCCGTCCGCGCCGATGATCTTGCGGCCATGGTCATTGAAGAATTGGTAAAAAGAAATCCGGCTATTCCAAAAGATGTCATTGATGATGTTATTTTGGGATGCCATAACCAGGCGGGTGAGGATAACAGAAATGTAGCACGAATGGCAGCATTGCTCGCCGGGCTGCCGGTTACTGTTCCGGGCGAAACGGTAAACAGGCTTTGTTCTTCGGGAATGTCGGCCATTATTCATGCGAACAGAGCAATCAAAGCTGGAGACGGAGATATTTTCATCGCTGGCGGTGTAGAGCACATGACCCGCGGACCATTGGTGATTTCAAAACCATCAAAAGCATTTGGTACCGATTCAAAAATGGAAGATTCTTCTTTCGGATGGCGTTTCGTAAATCCGAAAATGAAAGAAATGTACGGCGTAGATCCTATGGGAATTACCGCTGAAAATTTGGTTGAGCTGTATGGCATTTCGAGAGAAGATCAGGACAAATTTTCTTTAGCTTCTCAATTAAAAGCTTCAGCTGCCACTAAAAATGGCAGATTGGCAGAAGAAATTTTTCCAGTGGTTATTCCGCAGCGCAAAGGAGAGCCAATCGTTTTTGATAAAGATGAATTTGTCAGAGAAAATTCTACGTTAGAGTCGCTTTCGAAACTGAAACCAGCCTTTAAAAAAGACGGTACGGTAACCGCCGGAAACGCTTCCGGTTTAAATGACGGAGCTGCAGCAGTGTATGTGGCATCAGGAGAAGCCGTCAAAAAATATGGCTTGAAACCTTTGGCCAGAATTGTTGCCTCCGCAGTAACAGGCGTTGAACCTCGAATTATGGGAATAGGTCCGGTTACAGCAACCCAGAAAGCACTCAAAAAAGCGGGACTTACTTTGGATGATATTGGCGTTATGGAGTTTAACGAAGCCTTTGCAGCCCAGGCATTGGCGTGTACAAGAGCGCTAGGATTAAAAGATGACGATCCACGAATAAATCCTAATGGCGGTGCAATTGCATTGGGGCATCCATTGGGCATGTCCGGTACACGGATAACGTATTCTGCTGCGCTGGAGCTTCACAAGAAAAATGTAAGATATGCCTTAGCTACAATGTGTGTTGGTGTTGGACAAGGATATGCTGTTATTTTGGAAAAAGTGGACTAA
- a CDS encoding FUSC family protein has protein sequence MFQKIIRNSIGSDLVIYIFRCLIGFLIGYQLYLQFPKFEAYWTLLSIILVISPEAKDAKRLSVERFKSNLIGSIVGLVCFFIYEPNIYLMLTGIALTVLVCYFFQLMNVARTAMVAFVIVTIQEQAQLSSWAAVYRFISVTLGCLIGLSVTVLTSYLINYLRNKVDLPHEKL, from the coding sequence GTGTTTCAAAAAATAATACGAAATAGTATTGGTTCTGATTTGGTGATCTATATTTTTAGGTGCCTGATCGGTTTTTTAATTGGATATCAGCTTTATTTACAGTTTCCAAAATTTGAGGCCTATTGGACGCTGCTTTCCATCATCCTGGTCATTTCACCCGAAGCTAAAGATGCCAAACGCCTCTCTGTTGAAAGATTTAAATCCAATTTGATCGGATCCATCGTCGGCTTGGTATGTTTCTTTATATACGAGCCCAATATTTACCTCATGTTGACAGGTATTGCTCTTACAGTGTTGGTTTGTTATTTCTTTCAGTTGATGAATGTGGCCAGAACCGCAATGGTGGCCTTTGTTATTGTTACTATTCAGGAACAGGCACAACTGAGTTCATGGGCAGCGGTTTATCGGTTTATTTCGGTAACACTTGGTTGTCTGATCGGTTTATCGGTTACAGTGCTTACGTCGTACCTCATTAATTATTTGAGAAATAAAGTGGATCTCCCACATGAAAAATTATAA
- a CDS encoding 3-oxoacid CoA-transferase, translated as MKTIPQISLQQAVAMVKDGDTLLQGGFGMTGNPVHLMHALAETKTKNLTFIGNNVGEAGIGGGRLLRNGQLKKMIGSFFTSNPEAVKAAQEGVVAYELLPQGTLAEAIRAGGAGIGGFFTPTSAGTELAKGRETKILNGVEQVFIPGIRGNVAFIRAWKADTAGNLQYRMTEQNFNRAMATAADLVIAEVEEIVPVGEIAPESIHTPASYVDYLVQATLELDDLGSSATVSSSKKVSETRINMAKRALKELKKGDVVNLGIGIPTLVADFISDEAGIILHTENGMLGVGPAPIDGGGAMDYPVNAGKVPVTALKGSSYFDSAESFAMIRGNHVDVAIMGGLQVDEAANLANWAVPGQPLLGVGGAMDLASGAKKLIITMMHNEKNGDAKIVPLCDLPLTALNTVDMVITDKAVFEFIDGKLTLTEIMPGATVEEVREKTTAKFTESLS; from the coding sequence ATGAAGACCATACCACAAATATCTTTACAGCAAGCAGTTGCAATGGTAAAGGACGGAGATACTTTATTGCAGGGAGGATTCGGGATGACCGGAAATCCGGTTCATTTAATGCATGCCCTTGCCGAAACAAAAACTAAAAACTTGACTTTCATTGGAAATAACGTAGGCGAAGCAGGCATTGGCGGCGGAAGACTTCTTAGAAACGGACAACTCAAAAAGATGATAGGTTCTTTCTTCACTTCCAATCCCGAGGCTGTAAAAGCAGCTCAGGAAGGTGTCGTGGCATACGAATTATTGCCGCAAGGTACTTTGGCGGAAGCCATACGCGCGGGAGGTGCCGGTATCGGTGGGTTTTTCACCCCAACTTCGGCTGGAACTGAGTTAGCAAAAGGAAGAGAAACAAAAATACTGAATGGCGTGGAGCAGGTTTTTATTCCCGGAATCAGGGGAAACGTGGCATTTATCCGTGCTTGGAAAGCCGACACTGCCGGAAATCTTCAGTACCGAATGACGGAACAGAATTTTAACCGGGCCATGGCCACCGCGGCCGATTTGGTGATAGCTGAAGTGGAAGAAATAGTTCCAGTTGGAGAAATTGCCCCCGAAAGCATACATACTCCGGCATCCTACGTCGATTATCTGGTGCAAGCCACCTTGGAATTAGACGATCTTGGAAGTTCTGCAACCGTGTCCTCGAGCAAGAAAGTTTCTGAAACCCGAATAAACATGGCGAAAAGAGCTTTGAAGGAACTTAAAAAAGGCGATGTTGTTAACCTCGGAATCGGAATCCCGACACTAGTTGCCGATTTTATCTCGGACGAAGCCGGCATCATTTTGCATACTGAAAACGGAATGCTTGGCGTGGGCCCTGCGCCAATAGATGGTGGCGGCGCCATGGATTATCCTGTAAACGCCGGAAAAGTGCCGGTAACGGCTCTTAAAGGTTCTTCGTATTTTGATTCGGCAGAGTCTTTTGCCATGATACGCGGCAACCACGTTGACGTTGCCATTATGGGAGGATTACAGGTTGACGAAGCCGCAAACCTTGCCAACTGGGCAGTTCCCGGACAACCGTTACTGGGCGTGGGCGGTGCCATGGATTTGGCTTCGGGTGCTAAAAAACTGATCATCACCATGATGCATAATGAAAAAAACGGGGATGCCAAAATAGTTCCATTGTGCGATCTTCCGCTAACGGCTCTAAATACTGTTGACATGGTGATAACCGATAAAGCCGTTTTTGAATTCATCGACGGAAAACTTACTTTAACCGAAATTATGCCGGGAGCTACAGTAGAAGAAGTACGTGAAAAGACCACCGCTAAATTTACAGAAAGTTTATCATAA
- the pcaD gene encoding 3-oxoadipate enol-lactonase yields the protein MSKIQLENFICNYKLENFGHKKTLVLSNSLGTNFSMWEDNIAILSHHFNILRYDKRGHGESTINQDKVSIADLGNDVIELLNYLKLDKVYFCGLSIGGLTGQWLGINHPDRFEKIIISNTAAKIGTEEGWAARIKQVTENGLGSIVTATAERWFTPDYRSKNPDKVQEVLHDFEATSLQGYTACCYAVAGADFREQLHNLEVPTLIIAGTQDEVTTLADGKFIQKRTPIASLVTLDAAHLSNMEHPEEFAKHIIHFTQH from the coding sequence ATGTCAAAAATTCAGTTAGAAAATTTTATTTGCAATTATAAATTAGAAAATTTCGGACATAAAAAAACATTGGTTCTTTCTAATTCATTAGGAACCAATTTTTCAATGTGGGAAGATAATATTGCCATTTTGAGTCACCATTTCAATATTTTGAGATACGATAAACGGGGTCACGGTGAAAGCACAATCAACCAGGACAAAGTTTCAATCGCCGATTTGGGAAACGACGTGATTGAACTGTTAAACTATTTAAAATTAGATAAAGTTTACTTTTGCGGACTTTCTATAGGAGGCTTAACCGGTCAATGGTTAGGAATTAATCATCCTGATCGTTTCGAAAAAATAATTATAAGTAATACTGCTGCAAAAATTGGAACAGAGGAAGGTTGGGCAGCTCGGATAAAACAAGTTACGGAAAATGGGTTGGGAAGTATAGTAACCGCAACAGCTGAACGTTGGTTTACTCCCGATTATAGAAGTAAAAATCCTGATAAAGTTCAAGAGGTTCTCCATGATTTTGAGGCTACTTCTTTACAAGGATATACCGCTTGTTGTTATGCCGTTGCTGGTGCAGATTTTAGGGAACAACTTCATAATTTAGAAGTTCCCACTTTAATAATCGCAGGTACACAGGATGAGGTGACCACTTTAGCCGATGGGAAATTCATACAAAAACGCACACCGATTGCCAGTTTGGTCACGCTTGACGCTGCCCATTTGTCGAATATGGAGCATCCGGAAGAATTCGCAAAACACATTATTCATTTCACACAACATTAA
- a CDS encoding 1,6-dihydroxycyclohexa-2,4-diene-1-carboxylate dehydrogenase yields the protein MIFQDRFKDKIAIVTGAAQGIGKGVAERIAKEGAKTVLVDRSDVVLEVAENLKKEGYNVIAVQADLETLEGFEKVSNRAIETFGKIDILINNVGGTIWAKPFQHYQEDEIIKEVSRSLFPTLWGCSSVLPNMIANGGGVIVNVSSVATRSVNRVPYAAAKGGVNAITASLAFEQAANNIRVIGVAPGGTEAPQRIIPRNENTQTEEEKMWYQQIVDQTRESSLQKKYGAIDDQVSTILFAASDEAKYITGVTIPVAGGDLG from the coding sequence ATGATATTTCAAGATAGATTTAAAGATAAAATTGCCATTGTTACCGGTGCCGCACAAGGTATCGGTAAAGGTGTTGCCGAACGAATTGCTAAAGAAGGAGCTAAAACCGTTTTAGTTGATCGGTCGGATGTAGTGCTGGAAGTAGCGGAAAATTTAAAAAAAGAAGGATACAATGTTATTGCTGTACAAGCCGATTTAGAAACTCTTGAAGGTTTTGAAAAAGTGTCAAATCGTGCTATTGAAACTTTTGGCAAGATTGACATTCTGATCAATAATGTGGGTGGAACCATCTGGGCAAAACCTTTTCAACATTACCAAGAAGACGAAATCATTAAGGAAGTAAGCCGATCATTATTTCCAACCTTATGGGGATGCAGCAGCGTTTTACCCAATATGATTGCCAATGGTGGAGGCGTAATTGTTAATGTTTCATCGGTAGCGACACGATCTGTTAATCGGGTTCCTTATGCGGCTGCGAAAGGTGGCGTGAATGCCATTACCGCGTCTTTGGCATTTGAACAGGCAGCAAACAACATACGAGTTATTGGAGTTGCGCCTGGCGGAACTGAAGCTCCGCAACGGATAATTCCGAGAAATGAAAATACACAAACAGAAGAAGAGAAAATGTGGTACCAACAAATTGTAGATCAAACAAGGGAATCTTCTTTACAGAAAAAATACGGCGCCATCGACGATCAAGTGAGTACCATATTATTTGCAGCTTCTGACGAAGCCAAATATATCACGGGTGTGACCATACCGGTTGCCGGTGGAGATTTAGGGTAA